CACTGGGCAAGTCCGGccactactgaccagacgcgtccggtcattaaAAATCGTCTCTGGATCGAGATCGGACGCGCGGGGCtggtgagtccggtcacttgATTGGCAAGTCCGGTCAGGTGATGACAAGCGCGCAAGACTAGCCGTTGGCGCCCAACGGCTATATCtatttgaatgggacacgtggctgcgggggggggggggtgttgaccggacgcgtccggtgcaacataacagcgcgtccggtcagtgcgtagAGAAGGGGTTAAGTGACCAACTAGTATGTGACTtgttggggctctataaataggtggccggcttgggctcactctcttggataCTTTGATCTTttatacatccttgtgagctaagccaaacacctcccactcatctccttcattgattcaccatctttgtgagattgggagtgattctagtgcatttgcttattgtttgagcatctagtggcactagtgatCATGTGAGCTGCAAgattgtttgttactcttggtggttgccaccatctagacggcttggagcagctcttggtgattgacatgagttggtgattgttcgggGCCATCCCGATtggatttgtgaggggttcttaaacTTTTCCCAGCggaaagccaaaaggtactctagtggattgctcgtagcttgtggatcctcatcttgtgttggttgtgcggcactcagttgcgggttaggcgtgtgatgcctataagcgcgtgaacctccaagtgagtgaatcgctacaacaaggacgtagcttgccgacaagcaagtgaaccttggtaaaaatcttgGTGTCATCTCTTGGCATTCTTGATTATTTGATCATCTATTGTCTCTTgccacgacggtataatcaccttgtTTCTACCTTGTGTTACATTCATAGTTatcttgtgtagagcttgtggtagtctTGCTAGTTGAGTAGTGTAGCTTAATTAGTTGTAATTATCTTGTTAGCTTGCTCACTAGTTGTAAAGTAGTGATCTAGCCATTGTATGACACTTAGAGATCATAGCCAATAGCATTGGAttggtggcttgcaacacaatcACTAGAGCTAGTGCAAGTTCGCAATTATAGCCTTGTTGTTTTCTAAGCTTTTGTTCTAGtaatttgtagaaattttattaggctattcaccacccCTCCAactatttaggacctttcaacacccCTCCCATGCCTGTCGCTACGTCATTGGGACTATGACAACAACCCTCCCCTCATATTTATGACGAGACTAGGTTACAAGACTCTGACTCCAACTCTACCTTATACTGCTAAACTGAACTCAAAGTGTAAGAAACTCATACATAATAGAGTTGGAATCATTCACAAATAAGCGTTGCTAACTTGCAAGTTGCAACAGTCAATAACACTTGCATGCTTCAGTGCAATCATTATCGATCAATCATAAAATTTTGGTATTTACCACATGTGCATTTTAAAATATCCACAGTAAAGTAGTTTAAAGAAGCATAGCACAATCTAAATAACAAATTCCAATAGGATTTAAAAATTTAATGCTACAGCTCCACGAAATAACCCAGGACTACCTACTACGTtttaatttataaataaattaatGATAGGAAAACAGAGTTTAAGTTAGCAGTCTAGCAGAGCAGTGTAAAAGTAATCGATGGTAATATGACTCAGATTCTCTTCATTGTAATGCAGTAGggcaaaaataacaaaatgaaAGCCCTCTCACTATAACAAATATTATTATTGGCTCGCAGAGTGATGAATAATAGATGCACATTTGTGAGTTTTCAGTTTATTATGTCTCGTGCCGTGCTGCCATGTTGAATCATGAATTTGATCCGGTGCATTGTTAGCCAAGAGGCCAGGAAGCATTCGAGAACCCCATATTCCTCAGATCTCGCTGAACGATTTGATAGTGCGGAATCCATGATTCTCAGGAACCGGAGCATTTCCCTGACGGATAGATATTACCACCTCAAAACCTGAAATTCGGTGTTAATTTGATAGTAATGATACAAGACCATATTTCAAAACCACATGAAAAATGCAAGTTTATATCAAACATATGAATTGATGATTGCTTCAGCATTTTGCATATTTCACAGGACCATAACTCCATAAGACCCAAAAACTAGAAGATACCATAACATGATTACATGATTAGCACGGCACAAAGTTAAAAACTTAATATATATTGTGCAAAAACAGAATAGATCTGAAATGGCCCAAAGGACGTGGGAAGCACATATACACGATTTGATCTGCACAAGTTCAATATTATAGAGTGAAGTACTAATTACCAGCGTCTTTTGCAGCAATGGCTTCTTGGAAGACATCAGTTATGAATAAGATTTGAGATGGATTATCGACCCCAAGTGATTGAGAGATCTCAAAATAGCTCCTAGTTTCTCTTTTGTTCCTGTACGTACAAGTTTATAAATCAAAAATTTTGTGTCAACATTTTGATTGTAAAGAAGAATGGAACAACGAACGCATTGCTAAATAACTACCTGAATCTGTTTTATTTCTGTTTATGAAAGAGAATgaaatcatttttttcttttatgttgACTCATAGGCAAATGGAAGGAACAAAAATCAGAGCTTACCCGATAGTGGTGTCAAAATATCCACAAAGGAACTTTCGTAGGTCACCATACATTGTGTTGCCAAATAGAAGCCTTTGTGCCTCTCTACTGCCACTTGAGTATATGTAAACCTATTGACAGTATATATGATTTAGCTCCATGCGAAAATGTGCTAGCTGTGCTAGACCCTTGCCCCTGCCCTAATCCAAGAAAATGCGATTACATACTCTACAAATTTGGGAATGTGAATTGTAATGTCGCAGTTCTGGATCTTTACTGCAGAAGTGCGCATTTGTTTTCAACTGAGTGACTAAACAGTTTGGCAATGTATAATGTTACAATCTCAAGGTTCTCATTAACAAAGTCGCTACAAAAAAAATAGCAATGCCTGAATAGGACTTATGCAATTCACATGTGTGTGTGAGCAAAATGATACCTTTATGTTACTAGAATGCCAGTTCTTTAGTGCCTCGGGAACATCCTCAAAGACGACTCCTTGTATTTCCTTCTTTTCAAATCCAGTCCTCCATATATGACCCTTAATATAAAGAATTAGAGCTGTTGAAATATAACAAAATTGGAAAATAAGCAAAGAATGTGAACTGTAAACTAGGTACCTGAAGTTGTTTCAGTGATGTAATCTTTCGGTCTGCTTTAATCATCGATTCAACATTAGAGACCAACAAATCGATAACCTCTTCTTTGCCAGCCTCATCAGGTGGAACTGGCACAGCCCCAAGAATTCTGTTTCTTAAATCATCTTCAATCTGAATAGTTGGTAACTGTTGGTTAGAATATGAATAAAACAAAATAATTTGTGCAAACTATCAGTTTCAAATAAAAATTGTTTCTGCTGGCACTTATACAGCACAAACCTATAGTGTTCTTTGTTAATCACTACTTACCTGGAGGCGCAATAGTTTGATGTCTTCTTTGGTTTCTTCAGAATCAAATGTAGAAGTTAGATGTTTTCGTACATTATCACGGGCATAAGGGAACATAACATCAGTCACGAATGATATTGGAGTGGTTGTGCCCTCAATGTCAAGTACAACACACTGCTACAGCAAAAAAAGAAGGGTCGAGTTGAAGAGAAGAgacatgaaaaaaaaaagaacttcCGCAAAATGTTAAGGAAACAGTATGAACAATACAACTTTCAGAAGATTACATAAGCAACAAACACAAGTATGACACACGGTGTTCTCAAATTTTTTAGAAACAATGAACTGAACTAACCACGGGTGATTCAGCAGCATGACCTCCATTAGAAATTCCAGGGCTCAAAGTTTTGTGTGGTCTCTTTGCTATTGGACCATGTTCAGGAGTTGTCCAATCAATACCtaattgatagagcttgatggCGGCATCTAAAAGATAATGATAACTTTCAGCCTGAAACGTGAGACCATAGCATGAAGTAAAAATCTAAAGCAGTGGATGTTCATAAGAAATAAAGAAAGCTGTGGTGAGTGTTCATCGGAGAAATGGTAGTCGGCAGTCAACACCTGGAGCATTTGAAAACTCAGACAGAAAACATACCTGTGTCTTGGCACTGATCCAGGAGTCACCCCACACAAATATTCCATGGTTTCGCACAAGGACAGCCGTTGCCTTTGGGTATGCTGCAATCTGTTAAATAGTTTTGCGTCAATTGCCTACATATAAACTCTATATCTGTAAAAGAGTGTTGCAGGAAACAAATAAGGTGGCAATTCGTTTCTGAAGATGGGTAAACTGTCATGATTCTTGCAATTAGAAGTTGTTAGCAACAATGAACAATTAGTCAGTCATGTTTTAACATTTATTACTACAATAGATTATATGTCATAGTACTTCACTAAAAGAGCATGAATATGCCTTTAATCCCTAAGTTCCTGTTTTTGGTAATTCAAATCCTTATACCTAATCCCAGTTAGCTCATGACCTTTGAGAACTGAAAACTCCAAAATGACAAGATTGTCTTTGAACTTGCACATAGTATCTCTAGGATGGGATGGAGATGATTTAGAAAAAGATATTGACAACATACCGCCTCACTTAAGGAGTCAGTGAGCTCATACTCATAAGGAGTGTTCTCGATGATTGGAATAACCAATTCATCGCGGTAGCCATGACCTTTGATTGCTTTAATCATTTCCATATGGGTCATCTGCATTAAACTCAGCATAGTAATATAATAAAGGTTTTCTGTACAAAAATGACTTTAGTAGGTAATACAACATTAAAATGTGATCAGCATGTAACAGAATCTTCTACAAATTCTAGTTTGGATATCATACATCATCATTTTCCAACGATTGTATGATATTGCTGACAAATCAATCAACACATCACTGTCTTCTCAATCTCCCTCCTATTTTAGTTCTTTCTCAATATCTTTCTTAGAACTCCAAAGCAGGTATGATATTAATGTAGCACCTTTGTCTAGTATTGTAGTCCTATTTCATCAAATTTTAGACAACACATTAAACTATTATTTGATATTATTTTTCAAGGAACATATATTAGATATAAAGTTCATATAACACAGTTATTACTTTCACATTTATCTTCCATGAGTTATATATGATCATTGTGTCTACCACGAGACTTCCCAAGGAACGTGTCTACCATAGACTTCAGTAAACATTAGACCACTTTATGGAGAATTTAGGGACTTTGTAGATACAACAGTCCACAATACTGGTTGAATCCATACTAGCCCATTCATTATCTCTATGAAATCACTGGTGATTGAAACGAATttgtacaaaaaaaaaacaagtcacCTTTTATTTTGTGGTGTTCAGGCTTCAGCTTCACCCTTTCTTGTTTTAATGTCTTCCATGGACCAGGAAAGAAGTGTGACGTGGATTTGAACTCAAAATATTGGATCCTGTGGGGGTGTCTAGGACTACTCCACAAACTCcaccgtggagcagctccacaaaaAACTGGAGTTTATGGAGCacctctttaggtgctctcacaactccacccTTTTTTCTCGAATAGAGTGCGTGGAGCTAAAACCGTTTGGCTAAATAACGTGGAGCGAAGCTAAAAAAATGTGTAGCGGAACAGTCCCAAACACCCTATATATATAACACCATCTAGAGGGTCATGTGCACATAAATGTTAATTAATGGCTCTACAAGcccttgatttttttttcttctctcgaCACGCGGAAGAGTagcatatcattatattaagaagagaaATGGGGTTGGACAAGGGGATTCACCCTGAACTCCTTTGCACCAGGATCAAGCATTGAGGCGATGCAAGTCTCTATTCCATGGCTGTGAAATACTGCCCCAGCTCCTCTCATCTGATATGCCTTCAAAACACCAAATTCCGAAAAGGATATTAGATAGGATAGTGAAATAAAAACGATATGATGCATCAACAAAAACTAGACCGAAGAGCATCACAAACTTTCATGAACAGAGGTGCACAATCTGTACACTTTAGCGGCTTGTTCGGCCATGGCTTTGCTGCAGGTGCAGAGAGCACCTCCCCATCTGCAGAAAACACATACATGTCCTCTGCCGCCATCCTCTCCTTTTGCACACCTGGCAAAATGTAAACATCAGACATATTCAGTGCGGTGCTGGAAATCTTATATTCTTTCATAATTTCGACACTGCATGTCAACCCTCGTGTCCGTTCAATGTACTGTATTATCCAAAACTAGACATTGCAaagatatgttttttttttacagTACATATACACCTGAAACTGAAAAGCAcaagctttattttgtgagctcACTTGGTCACTAAAACTTGGGTTAGTCTCATAACAAGCATATAATCTCTGACTCGCTATTGCAAGCTTTTCCCGTGAAACAACATCGTAAAATAGTTTCTGACTTTTTTCACGCGGATTTCGCTGCAGACTCTAATTTTGAATTGGAAACATATGGCCGGCCAGGCTGCGGTCGGGCGGTCCGGAAATTGGAATGAAACACTGATTAATTACCGGAGGGCGACATGACGATGAGGCGGTCGGCGAGCGGCACGTCAGGGTCGTGGACCTTGACGGTGATGCTCCCGCCGGTGCCGGTGAGCCACCCCGGCGCGTAGAAGTGCCGGCACAGCTCCGCCACCAGCTCCCGCGCCTCCCGCACCGCCGGCCCCGCGAGGTACGCCTCCGACCGCGACGTTTCGCCGCACGCCATGGCCCTCGCCTAGTCGCCTGCTCTTTCTCCACTGACGAGGTGACGCCGGCCGGCTGTTCTCGGTCTCGCCTTGAGATTGGCCCTCGCCTAGTCCCCTTCCCCTCTGCTTATTTTTTGAACGATGGGCGGGCTATTAATTGCGTTGATATGCAACCtgggcccacacgtcagtggcGTACTCGCAGGGATCTGGGgagtggccatggccatggtggaGGCGGTTAGGTCCTGTTTGGTTCAGTTCATCTGAGTCTTGCTTATAAGCTGAGCAGGATTATCTGATAAGTCAATCTAAGCTGAGCGTTTGGCTGGCTCGATTATTTTGGGATGGATATTTTGCACTAGAAACCCTGACTTTTCTAAAACTATGTAGCACTGTTTACTACTATTCCTGTGAGTCTATAACCTTACCACTTGACCCAAATAAAAGTTTCTATTTACATCCAGGTCCTTCTTCGTGGGGGAGAAGCTACGGTGCGGGATCCGAGAGGGGGAGGAGCTCCCGGCGAGAGAGAGGAGCTCCGGCGGCCGGCGGAGCTACGGGCGGGCGGATCCGTCGGTAGAGCTGTGGCTGCGGGCGGATGAGAGGGGGAGGAGCTCCAGGCGAGGAGGAGCTCCGGTGGTAGGCAGAGAAGCGAGCGGGCGAATCTGTCGGCGGAgctgctgtaacaccccggtgttatgcctacatttaagcactgcaaatcacgcatatcatgcatcatcaagcatccaaatcctacatgcttaatcatgtgcatatcaattgaaacattgttttgaaacaattgaaacgtgcgtgaaacctgaatgttgcatacaccggtttaagaattgttttgccctgattttgcttgctagggtAGTAGAGCTTGTTTGGTTATAAttataaatcatctagaattgtttatcacaatttttggagcaaggtttgcatttgaattattgccaaattttgctttaaaaataattcttcaaaaattAGGGTTCAAgtcaaaattgactttaattgtataattcaaaatctataatgaattggacgttggtcttaaaatcaaagttgtagaggataaaattttgagcaac
This sequence is a window from Miscanthus floridulus cultivar M001 chromosome 10, ASM1932011v1, whole genome shotgun sequence. Protein-coding genes within it:
- the LOC136486801 gene encoding probable bifunctional methylthioribulose-1-phosphate dehydratase/enolase-phosphatase E1 isoform X2, whose product is MACGETSRSEAYLAGPAVREARELVAELCRHFYAPGWLTGTGGSITVKVHDPDVPLADRLIVMSPSGVQKERMAAEDMYVFSADGEVLSAPAAKPWPNKPLKCTDCAPLFMKAYQMRGAGAVFHSHGIETCIASMLDPGAKEFRMTHMEMIKAIKGHGYRDELVIPIIENTPYEYELTDSLSEAIAAYPKATAVLVRNHGIFVWGDSWISAKTQAESYHYLLDAAIKLYQLGIDWTTPEHGPIAKRPHKTLSPGISNGGHAAESPVCVVLDIEGTTTPISFVTDVMFPYARDNVRKHLTSTFDSEETKEDIKLLRLQIEDDLRNRILGAVPVPPDEAGKEEVIDLLVSNVESMIKADRKITSLKQLQGHIWRTGFEKKEIQGVVFEDVPEALKNWHSSNIKVYIYSSGSREAQRLLFGNTMYGDLRKFLCGYFDTTIGNKRETRSYFEISQSLGVDNPSQILFITDVFQEAIAAKDAGFEVVISIRQGNAPVPENHGFRTIKSFSEI
- the LOC136486801 gene encoding probable bifunctional methylthioribulose-1-phosphate dehydratase/enolase-phosphatase E1 isoform X1, which gives rise to MACGETSRSEAYLAGPAVREARELVAELCRHFYAPGWLTGTGGSITVKVHDPDVPLADRLIVMSPSGVQKERMAAEDMYVFSADGEVLSAPAAKPWPNKPLKCTDCAPLFMKAYQMRGAGAVFHSHGIETCIASMLDPGAKEFRMTHMEMIKAIKGHGYRDELVIPIIENTPYEYELTDSLSEAIAAYPKATAVLVRNHGIFVWGDSWISAKTQAESYHYLLDAAIKLYQLGIDWTTPEHGPIAKRPHKTLSPGISNGGHAAESPVQCVVLDIEGTTTPISFVTDVMFPYARDNVRKHLTSTFDSEETKEDIKLLRLQIEDDLRNRILGAVPVPPDEAGKEEVIDLLVSNVESMIKADRKITSLKQLQGHIWRTGFEKKEIQGVVFEDVPEALKNWHSSNIKVYIYSSGSREAQRLLFGNTMYGDLRKFLCGYFDTTIGNKRETRSYFEISQSLGVDNPSQILFITDVFQEAIAAKDAGFEVVISIRQGNAPVPENHGFRTIKSFSEI
- the LOC136486801 gene encoding probable bifunctional methylthioribulose-1-phosphate dehydratase/enolase-phosphatase E1 isoform X3; translation: MACGETSRSEAYLAGPAVREARELVAELCRHFYAPGWLTGTGGSITVKVHDPDVPLADRLIVMSPSGVQKERMAAEDMYVFSADGEVLSAPAAKPWPNKPLKCTDCAPLFMKAYQMRGAGAVFHSHGIETCIASMLDPGAKEFRMTHMEMIKAIKGHGYRDELVIPIIENTPYEYELTDSLSEAIAAYPKATAVLVRNHGIFVWGDSWISAKTQAESYHYLLDAAIKLYQLGIDWTTPEHGPIAKRPHKTLSPGISNGGHAAESPVQCVVLDIEGTTTPISFVTDVMFPYARDNVRKHLTSTFDSEETKEDIKLLRLQIEDDLRNRILGAVPVPPDEAGKEEVIDLLVSNVESMIKADRKITSLKQLQGHIWRTGFEKKEIQGVVFEDVPEALKNWHSSNIKGRGKGLAQLAHFRMELNHIYCQ